A genomic window from Halorubrum trapanicum includes:
- the rpiA gene encoding ribose-5-phosphate isomerase RpiA, producing the protein MKTSGGSDAMKRRAGESAAERVTDGDVVGLGTGSTAAHAIRRLGDRVDAGLDIRGVPTSFASRELAGEEEIPCLDLPEAVGPKGPGIDVAIDGADQVATGTGEGADAGGEADGDDPVPGGALIKGGGAAHAREKLVDAAADHFLVVADPSKESPRLDRSVPVEVLPAGRTAVAAAVREAGGEPTLRCAERKDGPVVTDNGNLVADCAFGEIADPAALSATLSSTPGVVEHGLFVGFADEVHVGTESGVRVDEL; encoded by the coding sequence ATGAAGACGAGCGGCGGGAGCGACGCGATGAAGCGACGCGCCGGCGAGTCGGCGGCCGAGAGGGTGACCGACGGCGACGTGGTCGGCCTCGGAACGGGGTCGACGGCGGCCCACGCGATCCGACGGCTCGGCGACCGGGTCGACGCGGGCCTCGACATTCGGGGCGTTCCCACCTCCTTCGCGAGCCGCGAACTCGCGGGCGAGGAGGAGATTCCCTGCCTCGACCTCCCGGAGGCGGTCGGTCCGAAGGGACCTGGGATCGACGTCGCCATCGACGGGGCGGACCAGGTGGCGACGGGAACCGGGGAGGGGGCCGACGCCGGAGGCGAGGCGGACGGCGACGACCCCGTCCCCGGCGGCGCGCTAATAAAGGGCGGCGGCGCGGCGCACGCCCGCGAGAAGCTCGTCGACGCCGCGGCCGACCACTTTCTCGTCGTCGCCGACCCTTCGAAGGAGTCGCCGCGGCTGGACCGATCGGTCCCGGTCGAGGTGCTCCCCGCGGGGCGGACCGCGGTCGCCGCGGCGGTCCGGGAGGCGGGCGGCGAGCCGACGCTGCGGTGCGCGGAGCGGAAGGACGGCCCCGTGGTGACCGATAACGGGAACCTCGTGGCCGACTGCGCGTTCGGCGAGATCGCCGATCCGGCCGCCCTGTCCGCGACGCTGTCGTCGACTCCGGGCGTCGTCGAACACGGCCTCTTCGTCGGGTTCGCGGACGAGGTCCACGTCGGGACGGAGTCGGGCGTCCGGGTCGACGAGCTCTGA
- a CDS encoding DUF1931 family protein, with protein sequence MADLIVKAAVKEALDDKNVASDFYDALDDEVDELLEDAARRAEANDRKTVQPRDL encoded by the coding sequence ATGGCAGACCTCATTGTCAAAGCGGCCGTCAAGGAAGCCCTGGACGACAAGAACGTCGCTTCGGACTTCTACGACGCGCTGGACGACGAAGTGGACGAGCTGCTCGAAGACGCCGCGCGCCGCGCCGAGGCCAACGACCGGAAGACGGTCCAGCCGCGCGACCTCTAA
- the larB gene encoding nickel pincer cofactor biosynthesis protein LarB, which translates to MRETLAALEAGEIGVEEAESRLAGYATTDAGRFDAARERRRGIPEAILAEGKTPAEVAALATTAVETTGRALVTRADEATAAAVASAVGDGDPGATVDRDDRTGTVVAHAADFEPPSLDAAVAVVAAGTADAPVAGEAAVVAREVGAAVDRVDDVGVANLDRILDQVDRIREADVVVVAAGREGALPTVVAGLVDAPVIALPVSTGYGVGGEGIAALSGALQSCSVLTTVNVDAGFVAGAQAGLIARAVDAARAE; encoded by the coding sequence ATGCGAGAGACGCTTGCGGCGCTCGAAGCGGGCGAGATCGGCGTCGAGGAGGCGGAGTCGCGGCTCGCGGGCTACGCGACCACGGACGCGGGGCGGTTCGACGCCGCCCGCGAGCGGCGGCGCGGGATCCCCGAGGCGATCCTCGCGGAGGGGAAGACGCCCGCGGAGGTCGCCGCGCTGGCAACGACGGCGGTCGAAACGACGGGGCGGGCGCTGGTGACGCGCGCGGACGAGGCGACGGCGGCGGCGGTCGCGTCGGCTGTCGGCGACGGCGACCCGGGCGCGACGGTCGACCGCGACGACCGGACCGGGACCGTCGTCGCGCACGCCGCCGACTTCGAGCCCCCGTCGCTCGACGCCGCGGTCGCGGTCGTGGCCGCCGGGACCGCGGACGCGCCCGTCGCCGGCGAGGCGGCGGTCGTCGCCCGCGAGGTCGGGGCCGCGGTCGACCGGGTCGACGACGTCGGCGTCGCCAACCTCGACCGAATCTTAGACCAGGTCGACCGGATCCGCGAGGCCGACGTCGTCGTCGTCGCGGCCGGCCGCGAGGGCGCCCTGCCGACCGTCGTCGCCGGCCTCGTCGACGCCCCCGTGATCGCGCTTCCCGTCTCGACCGGCTACGGCGTCGGCGGCGAGGGGATCGCGGCGCTTTCGGGCGCGCTCCAGTCGTGTTCCGTGCTCACGACCGTCAACGTCGACGCCGGCTTCGTCGCCGGCGCGCAGGCCGGCCTGATCGCCCGCGCGGTCGACGCGGCGCGGGCCGAGTGA
- a CDS encoding GIY-YIG nuclease family protein, which yields MADHHVYVIECADGTLYTGYTTDVERRVAEHDAGEGAKYTRGRTPVTLRHVESFDSKSAAMSREHAIKSLSRAEKVRLIGEPGEESANGA from the coding sequence GTGGCCGACCACCACGTGTACGTGATCGAGTGCGCCGACGGTACCCTCTACACCGGGTACACGACGGACGTCGAGCGCCGCGTCGCCGAACACGACGCCGGGGAGGGCGCCAAGTACACGCGCGGGCGGACCCCAGTCACCCTGCGCCACGTCGAGTCGTTCGACTCGAAGTCGGCGGCGATGTCGCGAGAGCACGCGATCAAGTCGCTGTCGCGCGCCGAGAAGGTGCGGCTGATCGGCGAGCCCGGCGAGGAGAGCGCTAACGGGGCCTGA
- the hisG gene encoding ATP phosphoribosyltransferase encodes MRIAVPNKGRLHEPTLSLLERAGLHVEETADRQLYADTVDEDVTVLFARAADIPEYVRDGAADLGVTGLDQAAESGGVAESADEAGDDDLVDLLDLGYGSCKLVLAAPEDGDVAAVEDLAGKTVATEFPNVTRDYLDRVAVDADVVTVTGATELTPHVDMADAIVDITSTGTTLKVNRLAVIDDVLDSSVRLFARPDVVDDPKVEQVVTAFESVLAADGRRYLMMNAPKARLDEVKEVIPGLGGPTVMDVEADENGNGMVAVHAVVDERDVFETISELRSVGATGILVTEIERLVE; translated from the coding sequence ATGCGCATCGCCGTCCCCAACAAGGGTCGCCTGCACGAGCCGACGCTCTCGCTGTTGGAGCGCGCGGGGCTCCACGTCGAGGAGACCGCCGACCGCCAGCTGTACGCCGACACCGTCGACGAGGACGTGACGGTGCTTTTCGCGCGGGCGGCCGACATCCCCGAGTACGTCCGCGACGGCGCCGCGGATCTCGGCGTCACCGGCCTCGACCAAGCGGCCGAGTCGGGCGGCGTCGCAGAGTCCGCAGACGAGGCGGGCGACGACGACCTCGTCGACCTGCTCGATTTAGGCTACGGCTCCTGTAAGCTCGTCCTCGCGGCACCGGAGGACGGCGACGTGGCGGCCGTCGAGGATCTGGCCGGCAAGACCGTCGCCACCGAGTTCCCGAACGTCACCCGCGACTACCTCGACCGCGTGGCCGTCGACGCCGACGTGGTCACCGTGACGGGCGCGACGGAACTGACCCCGCACGTCGACATGGCCGACGCCATCGTCGACATCACCTCGACGGGGACGACGCTGAAGGTGAATCGGCTGGCGGTGATCGACGACGTGCTCGACTCCTCGGTGCGGCTGTTCGCCCGCCCGGACGTGGTCGACGACCCGAAGGTCGAGCAGGTGGTGACCGCCTTCGAGTCCGTCCTCGCGGCGGACGGCCGCCGCTACCTGATGATGAACGCTCCGAAGGCGCGACTCGACGAGGTGAAAGAGGTGATCCCCGGGCTCGGCGGCCCGACCGTGATGGACGTCGAGGCCGACGAGAACGGGAACGGGATGGTGGCGGTCCACGCCGTCGTCGACGAGCGCGACGTGTTCGAGACCATCTCGGAGCTGCGCTCCGTCGGCGCGACGGGCATCCTCGTCACCGAGATCGAGCGGCTGGTGGAGTGA
- a CDS encoding ribbon-helix-helix domain-containing protein has protein sequence MSNADTGSDDGGPETVQINLRLGKPFLDDIDATWKEQGFNSRSEFLRYAVRDAVKHPDFSREGWRQIATSEHELRTESSELVSREEVTEMIDRDEDSE, from the coding sequence ATGTCAAACGCCGATACGGGGTCCGACGACGGCGGCCCGGAGACGGTGCAGATCAACCTCCGTCTCGGGAAGCCGTTCCTCGACGACATCGACGCGACGTGGAAGGAGCAGGGGTTCAACTCCCGGAGCGAGTTCCTCCGGTACGCCGTCCGAGACGCCGTCAAACACCCCGACTTCTCGCGGGAGGGATGGCGACAGATCGCGACGAGCGAGCACGAGCTCCGGACCGAGAGTTCCGAGCTCGTCTCGCGGGAGGAGGTTACGGAGATGATCGACCGAGACGAGGACAGTGAGTGA
- the uvrB gene encoding excinuclease ABC subunit UvrB has protein sequence MSDADSPLSEDRPTVDRPLRVDAPFEPAGDQPEAIEGLVEGFESGADKQTLLGVTGSGKTNTVSWVAEELDQPTLVLAHNKTLAAQLYEEFRELFPDNAVEYFVSYYDYYQPEAYVEQTDTFIDKEMSINEEIDRLRHSATRSLLTRDDVIVVASVSAIYGLGDPQNYRDMALRLEVGEQIGREELLADLVDLNYERNDVDFTQGTFRVRGDTVEIYPMYGRYAVRVELWGDEIDRMIKVDPMHGEVVSEEPAVMLHPAEHYSIPDDKLEQAIAEIEDLMEKRVSYFERQGDLVAAQRIEERTTFDLEMLREAGYCSGIENYSVHMDDRESGDAPYTLLDYFPDDFLTVVDESHQTIPQIKGQYEGDKSRKDSLVENGFRLPTAYDNRPLTFEEFEEKTDRTLYVSATPGDYERETSDRIVEQIVRPTHLVDPKVEVTEATGQVDDLLERVDERIERDERVLVTTLTKRMAEDLTEYLEEAGVDVAYMHDETDTLERHEIIRDLRLGNIDVLVGINLLREGLDIPEVSLVAILDADQEGFLRSTTTLVQTMGRAARNVNGEVVLYADEVTDSMEEAIEETQRRREIQLEYNAEHGYEATTIDKPVSETNLPGSKTDTSSVSVGDVESEDEAKAQIEALEDRMDEAASNLEFELAADIRDRIAELRRAFELDAGDEGVPAPAMDE, from the coding sequence GTGAGCGACGCCGACTCCCCCCTCTCCGAGGACCGCCCGACCGTCGACCGCCCCCTCCGCGTCGACGCCCCGTTCGAGCCCGCGGGCGACCAGCCGGAGGCGATCGAAGGGTTGGTCGAGGGGTTCGAGTCGGGCGCCGACAAGCAGACCCTCCTCGGCGTGACCGGGTCCGGGAAGACGAACACCGTCTCGTGGGTCGCCGAGGAACTCGATCAACCCACCCTCGTGTTAGCACACAACAAGACGCTGGCGGCCCAGCTGTACGAGGAGTTCCGCGAGCTGTTCCCGGACAACGCGGTCGAGTACTTCGTCTCGTACTACGACTACTACCAGCCGGAGGCGTACGTCGAGCAGACGGACACGTTCATCGACAAGGAGATGTCGATAAACGAGGAGATCGACCGCCTGCGCCACTCGGCGACGCGCTCCCTCCTCACCAGAGACGACGTGATCGTCGTCGCCTCGGTCTCTGCCATCTACGGCCTCGGCGACCCGCAGAACTACCGGGACATGGCGCTGCGCCTCGAAGTCGGCGAGCAGATCGGCCGCGAGGAGCTGCTCGCCGACCTCGTCGACCTGAACTACGAGCGCAACGACGTGGACTTCACGCAGGGCACCTTCCGCGTCCGGGGCGACACCGTCGAGATCTACCCGATGTACGGCCGGTACGCGGTTCGCGTCGAGCTGTGGGGCGACGAGATCGACCGCATGATCAAGGTCGATCCGATGCACGGTGAGGTCGTGAGCGAGGAGCCCGCCGTCATGCTCCACCCGGCGGAGCACTACTCGATCCCCGACGACAAGCTCGAACAGGCGATCGCGGAGATCGAGGATCTGATGGAGAAACGCGTCAGCTACTTCGAGCGGCAGGGGGACCTCGTGGCGGCCCAGCGCATCGAGGAACGCACCACCTTCGACCTGGAGATGCTCCGCGAGGCGGGCTACTGCTCCGGAATCGAGAACTACTCCGTCCACATGGACGACCGCGAGTCGGGCGACGCCCCCTACACCCTGCTGGACTACTTCCCCGACGACTTCCTCACCGTCGTCGACGAGTCCCACCAGACGATCCCCCAGATCAAAGGCCAGTACGAGGGCGATAAATCCCGCAAAGACTCGCTCGTCGAGAACGGGTTCCGGCTCCCGACCGCCTACGACAACCGACCCCTCACCTTCGAGGAGTTCGAGGAGAAGACGGACCGCACGCTCTACGTGTCGGCGACGCCCGGCGACTACGAGCGCGAGACCTCCGACCGGATCGTCGAGCAGATCGTCCGCCCGACCCACCTCGTCGACCCGAAGGTGGAGGTGACGGAGGCGACGGGGCAGGTCGACGACCTCCTCGAACGCGTCGACGAGCGGATCGAGCGCGACGAGCGCGTGCTCGTCACCACGCTCACCAAGCGGATGGCGGAGGACCTCACGGAGTACCTGGAAGAGGCCGGCGTCGACGTGGCGTACATGCACGACGAGACGGACACCCTCGAACGCCACGAGATCATCCGCGACCTCCGCCTCGGAAACATCGACGTGCTCGTCGGCATCAACCTGCTCCGCGAGGGGCTCGACATCCCGGAGGTGAGCCTCGTCGCCATCCTCGACGCCGACCAGGAGGGATTCTTACGCTCCACCACCACCCTCGTCCAGACGATGGGGCGGGCCGCCCGCAACGTCAACGGCGAGGTCGTCCTCTACGCCGACGAGGTGACCGACTCGATGGAGGAAGCCATCGAGGAGACCCAGCGCCGCCGCGAGATCCAGCTGGAGTACAACGCCGAACACGGCTACGAGGCGACCACCATCGACAAGCCGGTGAGCGAGACGAACCTCCCCGGCTCGAAGACGGACACCTCGTCGGTCAGCGTCGGCGACGTGGAGAGCGAAGACGAGGCGAAAGCGCAGATCGAGGCGCTCGAAGACCGGATGGACGAGGCCGCGAGCAACCTGGAGTTCGAGCTGGCGGCCGACATCCGCGACCGGATCGCGGAGCTGCGGCGCGCCTTCGAGCTCGACGCGGGCGACGAGGGCGTCCCCGCGCCGGCCATGGACGAGTAA
- a CDS encoding ribonucleotide-diphosphate reductase subunit beta — translation MSESENANTNANTDASTDTERETDIFSERTQLKPYEYGEFLDYVEAIRNSYWVHTEFNFDGDVQDFKVNTTPAEQTVIKRTMLAIAQIEVQVKTFWSDIYEEMPKAEVGNVGMTFAESEVRHMDAYSHLLDVLGITDDFEQVTEEPAIKERIEYLDQYLEKSESDDEREYVMSILLFSAFVEHVSLFSQFLIMTSFDKHEKKFTGIANAVEATSKEEQIHGLFGVELVETIRAENPDLFDDDFEEDVQEACRQAYEAETEILDWIFADGELEFLPRAHVDVFLRDRFNQSLANVGVEPIFETDDDLLEETRWFDEDIMMTKDNDFFSKRSTTYNKHTQSVTAEDMF, via the coding sequence ATGAGTGAAAGCGAAAACGCGAACACCAACGCGAACACCGACGCGAGTACAGACACAGAGAGAGAGACGGACATCTTCTCGGAGCGAACACAGCTGAAGCCCTACGAGTACGGCGAGTTCCTCGACTACGTCGAGGCGATCCGGAACAGCTACTGGGTGCACACGGAGTTCAACTTCGACGGGGACGTCCAGGATTTCAAGGTCAACACGACGCCCGCCGAGCAGACGGTTATCAAGCGGACGATGTTGGCTATCGCGCAGATCGAGGTGCAGGTGAAGACGTTCTGGTCGGACATCTACGAGGAGATGCCCAAAGCCGAGGTCGGGAACGTGGGCATGACCTTCGCGGAAAGCGAGGTGCGGCACATGGACGCGTACAGTCACCTACTGGACGTCTTAGGGATCACGGACGACTTCGAGCAGGTGACCGAGGAGCCGGCGATCAAAGAGCGGATCGAGTACCTCGACCAGTATCTGGAGAAGAGCGAGAGCGACGACGAGCGGGAGTACGTGATGAGCATCCTGCTGTTCAGCGCGTTCGTCGAGCACGTGTCGCTGTTCAGCCAGTTTCTCATCATGACGAGCTTCGACAAGCACGAAAAGAAGTTCACGGGGATAGCGAACGCCGTCGAAGCGACCAGCAAGGAGGAGCAGATTCACGGGCTGTTCGGGGTCGAGCTGGTGGAGACGATCAGAGCGGAGAACCCGGACCTCTTCGACGACGACTTCGAGGAGGACGTCCAGGAGGCCTGTCGGCAGGCCTACGAGGCGGAGACGGAGATTCTGGACTGGATATTCGCCGACGGCGAACTGGAGTTCCTCCCCCGGGCGCACGTCGACGTGTTCCTGCGAGACCGGTTCAATCAGAGCCTCGCAAACGTCGGCGTGGAACCGATATTCGAGACGGACGACGACCTGCTCGAGGAGACGCGCTGGTTCGACGAGGACATCATGATGACGAAGGATAACGACTTCTTCAGCAAGCGGTCGACCACGTACAACAAACACACGCAGAGCGTTACCGCGGAGGACATGTTCTAA
- a CDS encoding ribonucleoside-diphosphate reductase subunit alpha produces the protein MAQTALDGVAEQHNEPFYWLNEDSREFLREGYLIEGVEAEERVRQIAERAEEILGEEGFADRFYEYMSRGFYSLASPVWANFGLDRGLPISCFGSYMEDNIESILYTQAEVGEMTKQGGGTSGYFGELRPRGSQITNNGKSNGSYSFTELFDTIINVISQGETRRGQFAGYIDVEHDDLEEWLNIKTEGDPVQDIYYGVIVGDDWFRAMIDGDEEKRETWADIIETRINVGVPYIIFRGNMNEGKPQVYKDKDYQINASNLCTEIALPATADESFVCCLSSMNALHYDEWKDTDAVETLTRFLDAVMEEFIQRTEGVRFMERAVRFAKRHRAIGIGVLGWHSYLQSNMIPFDSMEAMEKNEEIFRTIRERSYEASEALADEFGEPAVLEGYGRRNTTTMSVAPTKSSSVILGQVSPSIEPLKSNYFVRDGAKLKSTQKNRFLQALLAERGKDTREVWDSIANKDGSVQHLDCLTDKEKEVFKTFAEIPQMAIINQAAQRQKHIDQAQSVNVSIDPSEVSVKEINQLYIEAWKKGVKSLYYQHSVNAAQKFSRDILECRACES, from the coding sequence ATGGCACAAACAGCACTCGACGGCGTTGCGGAACAGCATAATGAACCGTTTTACTGGCTGAACGAGGACAGCAGGGAGTTCCTCAGAGAGGGATACCTGATCGAGGGTGTCGAAGCGGAAGAGCGAGTCAGACAGATAGCGGAGCGCGCCGAAGAGATCCTCGGCGAGGAGGGCTTCGCGGACAGGTTCTACGAGTACATGAGCCGCGGCTTCTACAGCCTCGCCAGCCCGGTGTGGGCCAACTTCGGACTGGACAGAGGCCTCCCTATCAGCTGTTTCGGCAGCTACATGGAGGACAACATCGAGAGTATCCTCTACACCCAAGCCGAGGTGGGTGAGATGACCAAGCAGGGCGGCGGCACGAGCGGGTACTTCGGCGAGCTGCGGCCGCGGGGCAGTCAGATAACGAACAACGGCAAGAGCAACGGGAGTTACAGCTTCACGGAGCTGTTCGACACGATCATTAACGTCATCAGCCAGGGCGAAACCCGGCGCGGGCAGTTCGCCGGCTACATCGACGTCGAACACGACGACCTGGAGGAGTGGCTCAACATCAAAACCGAGGGGGACCCGGTACAGGACATCTACTACGGCGTCATCGTCGGCGACGACTGGTTTCGGGCGATGATCGACGGCGACGAGGAGAAGCGGGAGACCTGGGCGGACATCATCGAGACCCGGATCAACGTCGGCGTTCCGTACATCATCTTCCGGGGGAACATGAACGAGGGGAAGCCGCAGGTGTACAAGGACAAGGACTACCAGATAAACGCGTCCAACCTCTGTACCGAGATCGCGCTGCCGGCCACCGCCGACGAGAGCTTCGTCTGCTGTCTCTCGAGCATGAACGCGCTCCACTACGACGAGTGGAAGGACACCGACGCGGTGGAGACGCTGACCCGGTTCCTCGACGCGGTGATGGAGGAGTTCATCCAGCGCACGGAGGGAGTCCGGTTCATGGAGCGGGCCGTGCGGTTCGCGAAGCGACACAGGGCGATCGGGATCGGCGTCCTCGGGTGGCACAGCTACCTCCAGAGTAACATGATCCCCTTCGACAGCATGGAGGCGATGGAGAAGAACGAGGAGATATTCCGGACGATCAGAGAGCGGAGCTACGAGGCGAGCGAGGCGCTCGCCGACGAGTTCGGGGAGCCGGCGGTTCTCGAGGGGTACGGCAGGCGGAACACGACGACGATGAGCGTGGCGCCGACGAAATCGAGCAGCGTCATTCTGGGGCAGGTCAGTCCGAGCATCGAGCCGCTGAAGTCGAACTACTTCGTGCGCGACGGTGCGAAGCTGAAGTCGACGCAGAAGAACAGATTCCTACAGGCGCTGCTGGCGGAGCGGGGTAAAGACACCCGCGAGGTCTGGGACAGCATCGCGAATAAGGACGGGAGCGTCCAACACCTCGACTGTCTGACGGACAAAGAGAAGGAGGTGTTCAAGACGTTCGCCGAGATACCGCAGATGGCGATCATCAACCAGGCGGCACAGCGACAGAAACACATCGACCAGGCACAGAGCGTGAACGTCTCCATCGACCCGAGCGAAGTGAGCGTCAAGGAGATCAATCAGCTCTACATAGAAGCCTGGAAGAAAGGAGTCAAGAGCCTCTACTACCAGCACAGCGTGAACGCCGCACAGAAATTCAGTCGAGATATTCTCGAGTGTCGGGCCTGTGAGAGCTGA
- a CDS encoding SPFH domain-containing protein: MGTQGPRGESAELEEVLGEIPDGVWQYLALGVALLVGVALLGQSLVFGVAALAVLLAAVTVVSAVEIVDAYDKEALTVFGEYRKLLEPGVHVIPPFVSRTYAFDMRTQTIDVPSQSAITRDNSPVTADAVVYIKVMDAKKAFLEVDDYKNAVSNLAQTTLRAVIGDMELDDTLSQRELINDRINEELDEPTDEWGIRVEAVEVREVSPSQEVQRAMEQQTGAERRRRAMILEAQGERRSAVEQAEGDKQSNIIRAQGEKQSQILEAQGDAISTVLRARSAESMGERAIIERGMETLEEIGKGESTTFVLPQELTSLIGRYGKALSGSDVQQMEGLDSKEFDEETEKLLGLEDIESALEQLDTVADSDLRTDETRDADTARDVDLGKQEAATREADRDIELESESERPGT; the protein is encoded by the coding sequence ATGGGAACACAAGGTCCGCGCGGCGAGTCCGCCGAGCTGGAGGAGGTGCTGGGAGAGATCCCGGACGGGGTCTGGCAGTACCTCGCGCTCGGCGTCGCCCTCCTCGTCGGCGTCGCCCTCCTCGGACAGAGCCTCGTCTTCGGCGTCGCGGCGCTCGCGGTGCTTTTGGCGGCCGTCACGGTCGTCAGCGCCGTGGAGATCGTCGACGCCTACGACAAGGAGGCGCTCACCGTCTTCGGGGAGTACCGGAAGCTGCTCGAACCGGGCGTCCACGTCATCCCGCCGTTCGTCTCGCGGACGTACGCGTTCGACATGCGGACGCAGACGATCGACGTGCCGAGCCAGTCGGCGATCACGCGGGACAACTCTCCCGTGACGGCCGACGCGGTCGTCTACATCAAGGTGATGGACGCCAAGAAGGCGTTCCTAGAGGTCGACGACTACAAGAACGCCGTCTCCAACCTCGCGCAGACGACCCTCCGCGCCGTCATCGGCGACATGGAGCTCGACGACACGCTCTCCCAGCGGGAGCTGATCAACGACCGGATCAACGAGGAGCTCGACGAGCCCACCGACGAGTGGGGGATCCGCGTCGAGGCCGTCGAGGTCCGCGAGGTGAGCCCCTCACAGGAGGTCCAGCGCGCGATGGAGCAGCAGACCGGCGCGGAGCGCCGCCGCCGCGCGATGATCCTCGAAGCGCAGGGGGAACGCCGCTCCGCCGTCGAGCAGGCCGAGGGTGACAAGCAGTCCAACATCATCCGCGCACAGGGGGAAAAGCAGAGCCAGATCCTCGAAGCGCAGGGGGACGCGATTTCGACCGTGCTGCGGGCACGGTCCGCCGAGTCGATGGGCGAGCGCGCCATCATCGAGCGCGGCATGGAGACCTTAGAAGAGATCGGCAAAGGCGAGTCGACGACGTTCGTCCTCCCGCAGGAGCTCACCAGCCTCATCGGCCGCTACGGGAAGGCGCTCTCCGGCTCCGACGTCCAGCAGATGGAAGGACTGGATAGCAAGGAGTTCGACGAGGAGACGGAGAAGCTGCTCGGCTTGGAGGACATCGAGAGCGCGCTCGAACAGCTCGACACCGTGGCCGACAGCGACCTCCGGACCGACGAGACGCGGGACGCGGACACGGCCCGCGACGTCGACCTCGGCAAGCAGGAGGCGGCGACCCGCGAGGCCGACCGCGACATCGAGCTAGAGAGCGAAAGCGAGCGGCCGGGGACGTGA
- a CDS encoding O-acetylhomoserine aminocarboxypropyltransferase/cysteine synthase family protein: MPSDEGDDAPKFSTRSVHAGEDPDPTTGARATPIYQTTAYQFDDADHAADLFALEEAGNVYSRLMNPTNAALEERIASLEGGVGAVATASGMAALDVTTFLLASAGDNIVSSSALYGGTYTYLTHSVERRGVSTRFVDPLDYEGYAEAIDEDTAYVHLETIGNPALVTPDIQRIADIAHDHGVPLFVDNTFATPYLCRPLEHGADLVWESTTKWLTGNGTTVGGVVVDGGSFPWADHAEKYPEIAQDNPAYHGINFAERFGDAAFTFAAITRGLRDLGDQQSPFDAWNTLQQTESLPLRMDRHCENAGVVAEYLEDHDEVAWVNYPGLEDHETHEEASEYLEGGYGGMLTFGLEAGYEAARATVEEADLASLVANVGDSKTLVIHPASTTHQQLTDEEKEAAGVTDDMVRLSVGIEDPADIVADLEAAIEAATA; this comes from the coding sequence ATGCCATCCGACGAAGGAGACGACGCCCCGAAGTTCAGCACGCGAAGCGTTCACGCCGGGGAGGACCCGGACCCGACGACGGGCGCCCGCGCGACGCCAATCTACCAGACGACCGCCTACCAGTTCGACGACGCCGACCACGCCGCGGACCTCTTCGCCTTAGAGGAGGCCGGCAACGTCTACTCCCGGCTGATGAACCCGACCAACGCCGCCCTCGAAGAGCGGATCGCCTCGCTGGAGGGCGGCGTCGGCGCGGTCGCGACCGCCTCGGGCATGGCCGCGCTCGACGTGACGACGTTCCTGCTCGCGTCCGCGGGCGACAACATCGTCTCGTCGTCAGCGCTGTACGGCGGCACCTACACCTACCTCACCCACTCCGTGGAGCGCCGCGGCGTCTCGACGCGGTTCGTCGACCCGCTCGACTACGAGGGGTACGCCGAGGCCATCGACGAGGACACCGCCTACGTCCACCTCGAGACGATCGGCAACCCCGCCCTCGTCACGCCCGACATCCAGCGGATCGCCGACATCGCGCACGACCACGGCGTCCCGCTGTTCGTCGACAACACGTTCGCGACGCCGTACCTCTGTCGCCCGCTCGAACACGGCGCCGACCTCGTCTGGGAGTCGACGACGAAGTGGCTCACCGGCAACGGCACCACGGTCGGCGGCGTCGTCGTCGACGGCGGCTCGTTCCCGTGGGCCGACCACGCCGAGAAGTACCCGGAGATCGCGCAGGACAACCCCGCGTACCACGGGATCAACTTCGCCGAGCGGTTCGGCGACGCCGCCTTCACCTTCGCGGCGATCACCCGCGGGCTCCGCGACCTCGGTGACCAGCAGTCGCCGTTCGACGCGTGGAACACGCTCCAGCAGACGGAGTCGCTCCCGCTGCGGATGGACCGCCACTGCGAGAACGCGGGCGTCGTCGCCGAGTACCTCGAAGACCACGACGAGGTCGCGTGGGTGAACTACCCCGGCCTCGAGGACCACGAGACCCACGAGGAGGCGAGCGAGTACTTAGAAGGCGGCTACGGCGGCATGCTCACCTTCGGGCTGGAGGCCGGCTACGAGGCCGCGCGGGCGACCGTCGAGGAGGCGGACCTCGCCTCGCTGGTCGCGAACGTCGGCGACTCGAAGACGCTCGTCATCCACCCCGCGTCGACGACCCACCAGCAGCTGACGGACGAAGAGAAGGAGGCCGCGGGCGTCACCGACGACATGGTTCGCCTCTCGGTCGGCATCGAGGATCCCGCGGACATCGTCGCGGACCTGGAGGCCGCCATCGAGGCGGCGACCGCGTAA